TGACCACGCGCCAAGAGATAGTGGGCGGTCAGTACCATAAGGCCGTCTTCGTTCCAGTAAAAATCGACACCTTCTCGCAGCATGCGACCTCGTCATTCCGCCGTTTCCAGTTAGAATCTGTCATATCGGCCGGTTATATCAGAAGGTCAAGGACGTAGCGAGGCCTTCTCGCGCCAAATCTGGCCCCTTACATCCTCGAGTAGAAGGTCTTCACCGTCGCGACCTAATACGTGATTGGGTAGCATCGGCACCTTGCCCGAAGGGGTATCGACAATATAGGTCGGAATCCCCATACCTGTAATATTGCCACGCAGAGATTTCATCAACTTGAGGCCGTCATCGATCGGTACGCGCAAGTGCTCGGTGCCTTCAACCAAATGGGGATGAAACAGGTAGTAGGGCCGCACGCGGGCTTTGAGCAGTCCTCTTAACAAGGGCATCATGCGGTCCCTCGTGTCGTTGATGCCTTTAAGGAGTACCGACTGATTACCGACCGGAATGCCGGCATCAACTAGGTTACGGACAGCCTGGACGGCTTCGAGTGTCAGTTCTTCCGCGCAGTTGAAGTGCGTGTTTACCCAAACTGGATGAAATTTAGCAATCATTTTCGCCAGTTTAGCTGTGACTCGGTAGGGGAGGGTTACCGGGGTGCGTGTACCAAAGCGAATAATCTCAACGTGCGGTATGGCGCGCAGACGCTCGAGCAGGTTCTCGAGAGCGCTATCACTAGCGATGAAGGGATCGCCACCGGTCACGAGCACATCCCGGATCGCTGGATTGCTGGCGATGTAGGCGATGCCGTTGTCAATGATGCGACGGTTAAAGTGGAGTCCGTCCTCTTCGTCGCGACGCTTACGAAAACAGTAGCGGCAGTAAACCGGGCAAAGTTGAGCGACGCAGAAGGCCACGCGGTCTGGATAAACCTGCACTACCTCCTTGACCGGCGAGTGAGGGACTTCGTCCAAGGGATCCATGACTCCATGGCGCACATCGATCTCTTCGCTCCGTGGCAGAGCCTGCAGGCGCACAGGGCAAGGGACATCGGGGTCTGGGTTCATGAGCCCCATGTAGTAGGGGGTGATACCGGCGACGAAGGCGTCTTTGAGCAGGTGGAAGCCATCTCGTTCCGTCGCGGCGAGCGGTAAGACACTGGCCGCGCTAGTACCGTCCCCAATCTGGCGGCGCATATGCCAGCGCCAGTTTAGCACGGTCTCAGCTGGTACCTGGAACTGCCTAGCAATGCGGCTCGTGACCGAATCGGGAT
This genomic stretch from Deltaproteobacteria bacterium harbors:
- a CDS encoding KamA family radical SAM protein yields the protein MICRGGTVRSPSDTPEVRSCQPAASGPEPDSDFLPDEFKRFVADPDSVTSRIARQFQVPAETVLNWRWHMRRQIGDGTSAASVLPLAATERDGFHLLKDAFVAGITPYYMGLMNPDPDVPCPVRLQALPRSEEIDVRHGVMDPLDEVPHSPVKEVVQVYPDRVAFCVAQLCPVYCRYCFRKRRDEEDGLHFNRRIIDNGIAYIASNPAIRDVLVTGGDPFIASDSALENLLERLRAIPHVEIIRFGTRTPVTLPYRVTAKLAKMIAKFHPVWVNTHFNCAEELTLEAVQAVRNLVDAGIPVGNQSVLLKGINDTRDRMMPLLRGLLKARVRPYYLFHPHLVEGTEHLRVPIDDGLKLMKSLRGNITGMGIPTYIVDTPSGKVPMLPNHVLGRDGEDLLLEDVRGQIWREKASLRP